The window TTTGTGGCATGGGTGGGGGGTTCATTTGGCGACCATGGCGCAGACATCTATCCCCCGCCCCTATATTTTTCCCCATGCCGACCGGCGCGGGCGGGTCGCTTTCCAGGGGCGGTTCGGCGCATACAGCCACATGGCGTGCCAACAATGCTACCCCCGCCACACCGCCGTGCCGCATGACAATTTTGACGGCGCGTTTGCCGCCGTCGCCAATGGCGATTGCGATTTGGCCATGATACCGATTCAAAATTCGACCGGCGGGCGCGTCGCCGACATTCACCAATTATTGCCCAAAACCAATTTGTTTATTATCGCCGAGCATTTTCAAAAAATCCAACATTGTTGGTTGGCGGCCGATGATGCCGACCCGAAAAAAATAAAATATATTTACAGCCACCCCCAGGCCCTGGCGCAATGTAAAAAAAATATCGCGGCGCGTGGGTTAACGCCGATTGAATTTCACGACACCGCCGGCGCGGCCGCCATGGTGGCCGAAAAAAACAACGGGGAGATGTCGGCCCTGGCCGCCGAAATTTGCGCCGATATTTATGGTTTGAAAATTATCGAACGCAATTTGGAAGATAGCGATAATAACATCACGCGTTTTATCGTGCTGTCGAAAAATGAAATCATGCCCGACACCGCGCAGGACAATGTGGTTAGCGCGATGATATTTTCGACCAAGTCGATTCCGGCGGCGTTGTATAAATGCCTGGGCGGTTTTGCCAGCAACAATATCAATTTGTTAAAATTGGAAAGTTACATCCCGATGTTGGCCGGTGGCGGCGTCGCCGAATTTTATATCGAATTTGCCGGCACGCCGCAACAACCGGCGGTGCAACATGCGTTGGAAGAATTGTCATACTTCACCACCATGGTGCGGCCGTTGGGGTCGTTTGTAAAAAATCACCCGTAATTTTTTTTGCAATTTTTTAATTTGCCACTTACCCCGTGAAGCCCGCCACCATGAAACGCGAAAACCCCGCCCTGACAAGATTGTTGGCGTCGGTCATGAACCTGCACCCGAAAAGAATCGACTTGTCGCTGGGGCGGATGGAAAAATTGCTGGCGAAACTTGGCGCGCCGCAACAAAAAATGCCGCCGACATTTCACATCGCCGGCACCAATGGCAAGGGCTCGGTGTTCGCCAATATCTGCAGTATTTTAAAATCATCGGGCGCGACCTATCACGGTTATTGCTCGCCGCATCTGGTGCGGTTTAACGAACGAATAATTTTATCGGGGGTGGAGGTTAGCGATGAAGCCTTGATGGATACATTGCAACGGGTGATAAAAATCAACAACGGCGACGCCATAACTTTTTTTGAATTAACCACCGCCGTGGCATTTTTATTATTTTCCGAAACGCCGGCCGATTTTTTGGTGTGCGAGGTCGGGCTGGGCGGCCGATTGGATTCGACCAATGTTATCACCGCCGACAAAATGGCGGTTTTCACGCCGATCGATTTAGACCATCAAGAATTTTTGGGCAACAACATAGAAAAAATTGCCTTTGAAAAATCGGGCATCATCACGCCGGCGACCGCCCCGACCATGGTAACCGCGCCGCAATCGCCATCGGCATTACAGGTATTGCAAACCCAAGCGCAAAAAAATAATAAAACATTGCAAGTGGTGGATTACGCCGTGGCGGGCGATGAGCTCATTCTTTCGCACAACAACCAGCAAATAAACCTTGGCCAACCGGCATTGGCCGGCGCGCACCAATATATGAACGGTGCGGTGGCGGCCGCTGCGGTGCTTCATTTTTTTGCATTGCTCCAGCGCGATATAAAACGCGACGCCATCCGCCATGGCTTGGCGGCCACAACCTGGCCGGCGCGTTTGCAACCGCTACCGCCGCTGTCGCTCGGTTTACCCGCGACCACCAGCGTGTGGTTGGACGGGTGCCATAACCCCAACGGCGCACGGGCAATGGCGGCGTGGTTGAAAAACTTGCCAAGCAATGGCGCGCCAACCGCCCGAACCGCATTGCTGTTTGCAATGTTGCATAATCGCGCGCCGCAAGATTTCTTGGCCGAATTTTTGCCCTTGGGTAAAAACGCCATTCATTTTTTTCCGGTCGGCTTGGGCGATGGCGGCGAACACCATGCCCACGACCCAAATTATTTGGCCCAGGTTGCCGCCACCCTCGGCCTGGCCGCCACGCCGGCGCGCGATTGGCGGTCGGGGTTGGAACAAATCAAACAAGCCGGTCAATACAACCGCGTGGTTATCTGTGGCAGTTTGTATCTCGCCGGTGAATTATTGGCCGCGCTGGCGGTATAATTGATTTTTTATTTTGCTGTTATAGACAAAACACCCGCAAAATAGCCATTTGGGCGATTGGCCACTGGCCACGACCTGCGGCGCACTCCTATCATTAGAGCAAGGGCGTTTTGTAAAAAATATTTCTTGGAGGGAAAAAATAAAATGAAAAATATAAAATTATTATTATTGAGTGCGGTGGCGGTGCTTTGCGCCCACGCCGGTTATGGCGCGAAGCAAGCCCAGGCGGCGGGCGATAGTTTAAAAATTTGCGTCGAGGGCGGTTCGCCCCCCTATAACCAATTGTCACCAAATGGTGAGATTGTTGGGTTCGATGTTGACATCGGTCGCGCCCTGCTGAAAAAAATGGGTAAGAAATATGACATGGTAAAGATGGATTGGGATGGCATGATCCCCGCCCTCAAGGCGAAAAAATGCGATGCGATTATTTCGTCGATGGCAATAACCGAGGAGCGTAAAAAAAGAATCAGTTTCACCGACCCCTATTACGCATCGCCGCCGGAACGGTTCGCGGCAAAAAAAGGCAAATTCCCCGACGATAAACCCGAAACCTTAAAGGGCAAAACCATCGGCGTGCAACGGGCGACCATCGCCGAGGAGTTCTTGAAAGAAAAATACCCCGAGGTCAAATTAAAATCCTACGCCACGCAAAACGAGGCCAATGCTGATTTGTTGGATGGTCGGGTCGATGCGATTTTTCAAGATGTCGTGCCGACAAAGGATTTTTTAAAAACCAAGGAAGCTATCGCGGCCAACATTGCCCTGTTTGGCGTTGACCACCGCGATGTAAAAATTCTGGGGCCGGGGGCGGGCATCGGCGTGCGGCAAGAGGATGAAGACCTGCGGAAAAGTTTTAACAAAGCAATAAAGGCCATTCATGCCAGCGGCGAATATAAAACCATCAACGATAAATATTTTGATTTTGATATTTCAAAATAAAATATTTTTTACAACAATATCATTTTAATGGCAGCGACATGAAAAGTTTAAGATGGTTATTATTGGGCATTATGGCGGGGCCGTTTTGCGGCCATGGCATGAAGCTGGCCTTTGCCGCGGATAACGAGCTTAAGGTTTGTGTCGAGGGTGGCTCGCCACCCTACAACGAATTGGCCGCCGATGGTAGCATCGTCGGGTTCGATGTCGATATCGGTCGCGCCCTGGCAAAGACGATGGGCAAGAAATATAAGCTGGTGAAGCAGGATTGGGATGGGATTATCCCCGCCCTGTTGGCCAAAAAATGCGACGCGATTATTTCGTCGATGGCCACCACCGCGGAGCGTAAGAAAAAAATAAGCTTCAGCGAACCCTATTACGCCCCGCCGCCCGAACGATTTGTCGCAAAAAAAGGCGCGTTCCCCGATGACAAGCCAGAAACCTTAAAAGGCAAAACGGTCGGCGTGCAACGTGCATCGGTGGCCGAGGAATATATAAAACAAAAATACCCCGAGGTAAAAATGCGGTCCTACGTCACCCAGAACGAAGCCAATGCCGATTTGCTCAATGGCCGATTGGACGCGATGTTCCAAGTTGTCATTCCGACAAAAGAATTGTTAAAAACCAAGGAAGCGAAGGAAGCCAATATTGCGATGTTCGGCGTTGAACATCGCGACCGCAGTATTTTGGGCAGTGGCGCCGGCATCGGCGTCCGGAAGGAAGATAACGCTTTGCGTAAAAGCTTTAACAAAGCAATAAAGACGATTCGCGCCAATGGCGTTTATAAAAAAATTAACGATAAATATTTTGACGTTGATATTTATAAGTAGTTTTTTGTTTAAAATAAAAAATAATGCTTGCGCTGGTGGTTGTAAGCTATTATCATAAACATTATAAATAGTTTTTTTAAATAGATTTCTTAAGGAGCAGAAAATGAAAAATAAAAAATTACCGCCCAAGGTGGTGAGCAAGGCGGCGACGCTGGGCGTAAATTTGGCCATGACCCTGGCCACGACGCTTGGTTTGACTGCCAGCTTCTTAACAACTGCCCCTAATGCAATCGCCGCCGATGACAGCGTTCGGGTATGTATCGAGGGGGCAAACCCGCCCTATTCCAGCATTTCACCATCGGGCGAAATTATTGGGTTTGATGTTGATATCGGCCGCGCGATTGTGGAAAAAATGGGTAAGAAATACACCATGGTGAAGATGGATTGGGATGGCATTATTCCGGCGTTGCTGGCCAAAAAATGCGACGCAATTATTTCATCGATGTCGATAACCGACGAGCGGAAAAAGAAAATCGATTTTACCGACAAATATTATGGCAACCCGCCATTGCGGTTTGTTGCTAAAAAAGGTCGCTTTGCCAATGACGCGCCGGCCACGTTAAAGGGCATTACGGTCGGCGTGCAACAGGCCACCATCGCGGTTGATTATTTGAAGCAGATATACCCCGATATAAAATTGCGCGCCTACGCCCTGCAGGATGAGGCCAACGCCGATTTATTGGCCGGCCGAGTCGATGCCATTTTTCAAGATTCGGTGCCGCTTGCCGAGTTTTTAAAAACCAAGCAAGCGGCTGGCCTTGGCGTTTTTGGCAAGGACCATAACGACCCCAAAATTTTGGGCATCGGTGCCGGCATCGGCCTGCGAAAGGGCGACACCGCCCTGCGCGACGGCCTGAACAAGGCGATAAAGGGTATTCGTGCCGATGGTGCTTATAAGAAAATCAACGATAAATATTTTAATTTTGATATTTATAAGTAGTTTTTTTTATAAAAAAAATTGTTGCGGGTGTTGCTATAAAGCGATAGAGGGACTAAGTCAGGGACAATATAAACTTTTGAACATACAAACGAGGAGGTTCAAACCATGAAAAACAAATCATACAAAACATTGCTTGCGGTGGGTTTTCTCACCTTGACAATGGCCAGCCGTGGCGTTGCCGCCGATGCAGTGAAAGTCTGCGTCGAAGGTGCCTATCCCCCATTTTCGACCATTTCGCCATCGGGTGAAGTGGTTGGGTTTGATATAGACATCGCCAATGCCTTAATCAAACAAATGGGCAAAACGCCGGTAATGGTCAAAATGGATTGGGATGGCATGATTCCCGCCCTGTTGGCCAAAAAATGCGACGCGATTATTGCATCGATGTCGATAACCGACGAACGGAAAAAGAAAATTGATTTTTCTGACAAATATTACAACACGCCGGCGCGTTTTGCTGGCAAAAAATCGGCTAATTTGTCCGATGATGCTGGCGCGCTAAAGGGCAAAACCGTTGGCGTGCAACAAGGCACCGTGTCGGAGGCTTTCATGAAAAAGAAATACCCCGATGTGAAATTGCGTTCCTACGCCACGCAGGAATCGGCCAACGCCGATTTGGTGGCGGGTCGGCTTGATGCGATTTTTGTCGATTCGATTCCGTTGGGCGAATTCCTAAAAACGCCGGCGGCGAAGGGTTTCGCCGCCTTTGGCAAAGACCAATATGACCCGGCCATTTTGGGCACCGGTGTCGGGGTTGGCGTGCGTAAACAAGACACCGCCTTGCGCGATGACTTCAGCAAAGCCATCACCACCATTCGCAAAAATGGTGATTATGCCAAAATTAATAAAAAATATTTCGATTTTGACATCTACGGCAAATAACCATTGCTGAAAAAAAATTGACAGGTTTTAATGGGGCTTCGGGGAAATAAATTCTTTGAAGCCCCATTTTTTTATGCTATTTTAACGCGACAAGATTAGTTTAAGCGGTTCCTTAACACCATGGATTTCACCATCTTATTTCAATATGGCCCCCTGCTTTTATCGGGGTTGGTTACCACCCTGGCCCTGGCTTTTTTATCATTTGGCTTGGCGGTGCTGATGGGGGCGGTCGGCTGTTACGCCAGATTAAGTCGCAACCGCATCGCGCGCGGCGTGGGTAATATCTACACCATTATATGCCGCGGCATTCCCGACTTGGTGATGATATTTTTGGTGTTCTATGGTGGCCAGGTGGTAATGAATTGGCTGAGCGACCATTTTAATTTGGGCGGCATTAATGTCAGCGCATTTTGGGCCGGTGTTATCACCCTGGGGTTTTACAATGGTGCGTTTTTGGTTGAAACCTTTCGCGCCGCCTATCTCGCGATTCCGAAAGGCCAGGTCGAGGCCGCCAAAACCCTTGGGCTTGACCGCCTCACTATTTTGCGTCAAATAATTTTAACCCCCATGGTGGTTGCGGCTTTATCCGGCGTCAACAACGTGTGGCAGGTGTTGGTCAAATCCACCGCCTTGGTGTCGGTGATTGGGCTTTATGATTTGGTGGGCTACGCGGATAAGGCGGGTAAGGCCACCAAACAACCATTTGTGTTTTTTGTCGCGGTGGTGATATTTTATTTTTCGTTAACGATATTTTCAAGCAGTTTT of the Hydrotalea sp. genome contains:
- a CDS encoding prephenate dehydratase domain-containing protein, producing LWHGWGVHLATMAQTSIPRPYIFPHADRRGRVAFQGRFGAYSHMACQQCYPRHTAVPHDNFDGAFAAVANGDCDLAMIPIQNSTGGRVADIHQLLPKTNLFIIAEHFQKIQHCWLAADDADPKKIKYIYSHPQALAQCKKNIAARGLTPIEFHDTAGAAAMVAEKNNGEMSALAAEICADIYGLKIIERNLEDSDNNITRFIVLSKNEIMPDTAQDNVVSAMIFSTKSIPAALYKCLGGFASNNINLLKLESYIPMLAGGGVAEFYIEFAGTPQQPAVQHALEELSYFTTMVRPLGSFVKNHP
- a CDS encoding folylpolyglutamate synthase/dihydrofolate synthase family protein — translated: MKRENPALTRLLASVMNLHPKRIDLSLGRMEKLLAKLGAPQQKMPPTFHIAGTNGKGSVFANICSILKSSGATYHGYCSPHLVRFNERIILSGVEVSDEALMDTLQRVIKINNGDAITFFELTTAVAFLLFSETPADFLVCEVGLGGRLDSTNVITADKMAVFTPIDLDHQEFLGNNIEKIAFEKSGIITPATAPTMVTAPQSPSALQVLQTQAQKNNKTLQVVDYAVAGDELILSHNNQQINLGQPALAGAHQYMNGAVAAAAVLHFFALLQRDIKRDAIRHGLAATTWPARLQPLPPLSLGLPATTSVWLDGCHNPNGARAMAAWLKNLPSNGAPTARTALLFAMLHNRAPQDFLAEFLPLGKNAIHFFPVGLGDGGEHHAHDPNYLAQVAATLGLAATPARDWRSGLEQIKQAGQYNRVVICGSLYLAGELLAALAV
- a CDS encoding transporter substrate-binding domain-containing protein; amino-acid sequence: MKNIKLLLLSAVAVLCAHAGYGAKQAQAAGDSLKICVEGGSPPYNQLSPNGEIVGFDVDIGRALLKKMGKKYDMVKMDWDGMIPALKAKKCDAIISSMAITEERKKRISFTDPYYASPPERFAAKKGKFPDDKPETLKGKTIGVQRATIAEEFLKEKYPEVKLKSYATQNEANADLLDGRVDAIFQDVVPTKDFLKTKEAIAANIALFGVDHRDVKILGPGAGIGVRQEDEDLRKSFNKAIKAIHASGEYKTINDKYFDFDISK
- a CDS encoding transporter substrate-binding domain-containing protein; this translates as MKSLRWLLLGIMAGPFCGHGMKLAFAADNELKVCVEGGSPPYNELAADGSIVGFDVDIGRALAKTMGKKYKLVKQDWDGIIPALLAKKCDAIISSMATTAERKKKISFSEPYYAPPPERFVAKKGAFPDDKPETLKGKTVGVQRASVAEEYIKQKYPEVKMRSYVTQNEANADLLNGRLDAMFQVVIPTKELLKTKEAKEANIAMFGVEHRDRSILGSGAGIGVRKEDNALRKSFNKAIKTIRANGVYKKINDKYFDVDIYK
- a CDS encoding transporter substrate-binding domain-containing protein, whose product is MKNKKLPPKVVSKAATLGVNLAMTLATTLGLTASFLTTAPNAIAADDSVRVCIEGANPPYSSISPSGEIIGFDVDIGRAIVEKMGKKYTMVKMDWDGIIPALLAKKCDAIISSMSITDERKKKIDFTDKYYGNPPLRFVAKKGRFANDAPATLKGITVGVQQATIAVDYLKQIYPDIKLRAYALQDEANADLLAGRVDAIFQDSVPLAEFLKTKQAAGLGVFGKDHNDPKILGIGAGIGLRKGDTALRDGLNKAIKGIRADGAYKKINDKYFNFDIYK
- a CDS encoding transporter substrate-binding domain-containing protein; translation: MKNKSYKTLLAVGFLTLTMASRGVAADAVKVCVEGAYPPFSTISPSGEVVGFDIDIANALIKQMGKTPVMVKMDWDGMIPALLAKKCDAIIASMSITDERKKKIDFSDKYYNTPARFAGKKSANLSDDAGALKGKTVGVQQGTVSEAFMKKKYPDVKLRSYATQESANADLVAGRLDAIFVDSIPLGEFLKTPAAKGFAAFGKDQYDPAILGTGVGVGVRKQDTALRDDFSKAITTIRKNGDYAKINKKYFDFDIYGK
- a CDS encoding ABC transporter permease subunit (The N-terminal region of this protein, as described by TIGR01726, is a three transmembrane segment that identifies a subfamily of ABC transporter permease subunits, which specificities that include histidine, arginine, glutamine, glutamate, L-cystine (sic), the opines (in Agrobacterium) octopine and nopaline, etc.), with the protein product MDFTILFQYGPLLLSGLVTTLALAFLSFGLAVLMGAVGCYARLSRNRIARGVGNIYTIICRGIPDLVMIFLVFYGGQVVMNWLSDHFNLGGINVSAFWAGVITLGFYNGAFLVETFRAAYLAIPKGQVEAAKTLGLDRLTILRQIILTPMVVAALSGVNNVWQVLVKSTALVSVIGLYDLVGYADKAGKATKQPFVFFVAVVIFYFSLTIFSSSFFNYLERRTFKFRRRYQ